One Helianthus annuus cultivar XRQ/B chromosome 7, HanXRQr2.0-SUNRISE, whole genome shotgun sequence genomic region harbors:
- the LOC110867315 gene encoding arp2/3 complex-activating protein rickA — MEDHLNCILDCPYLFQEKNIEELKHSLWSTTMELEANRIRVQEQIKARDAQLTQLKHLLNNAVSERNEARNNYQSLLLDKLLLQHQLHHQTTTALPHSSVSCVEDDPISEESIENPVQVPQVPTKGLPENGKFLEAVMNAGPLLQNLLLAGSLPNWRQPPPPLDGLQIPSPPLVVPTRPAHHLLSQDYLHNVSSNCLFKKKRGISEDTVSSTNTKYQRISLNYDK; from the exons ATGGAAGATCACCTCAACTGTATTCTTGATTGCCCATATTTGTTCCAAGAAAAG AACATAGAAGAACTAAAGCACTCACTATGGTCAACAACAATGGAGCTTGAAGCAAACAGAATAAGGGTCCAAGAACAGATCAAAGCAAGAGATGCTCAATTAACTCAACTCAAACATCTTCTCAACAACGCGGTTAGCGAACGAAACGAAGCTCGAAACAACTACCAATCCCTCCTCTTAGACAAACTTCTTCTCCAACACCAACTCCACCATCAAACCACCACAGCTCTGCCACACTCCAGTGTTTCATGTGTTGAAGATGACCCCATCAGTGAAGAAAGCATTGAAAATCCAGTGCAAGTGCCACAGGTGCCGACGAAGGGGTTGCCGGAAAATGGGAAGTTTTTAGAAGCTGTGATGAATGCAGGGCCATTGTTACAGAACCTTCTCCTGGCTGGATCACTTCCGAATTGGCGTCAACCGCCTCCGCCACTAGACGGGCTCCAGATACCGTCTCCGCCGTTGGTGGTCCCGACTCGGCCAGCCCATCATCTACTCAGTCAAGATTATTTACATAATGTTAGTAGTAATTGTTTGTTTAAGAAGAAAAGGGGTATTTCTGAAGACACTGTTTCTTCCACAAATACCAAGTACCAAAGAATTTCCCTTAATTAtgataaataa